One genomic segment of Flavobacteriaceae bacterium includes these proteins:
- the rnpA gene encoding ribonuclease P protein component produces MKFTLGKYERLKSKKLITQLFEEGRSLKIFPLRLAYLQTEHTSGFPVQVGFSVSKKQFKKAVDRNRIRRLIKEAYRHEKYTVYDVTNATFMITFIGKKKPIYADIQKSMSSLLKLFLKELKQ; encoded by the coding sequence ATGAAATTTACGCTGGGGAAATACGAACGTTTAAAAAGCAAAAAGTTGATAACTCAACTCTTTGAAGAAGGAAGGAGCTTAAAAATATTTCCGCTTAGATTGGCATATTTACAAACTGAGCACACATCAGGTTTTCCTGTTCAGGTAGGTTTTTCCGTTTCTAAAAAGCAATTTAAAAAAGCAGTAGATAGAAACAGGATAAGACGACTTATAAAAGAAGCGTACAGACATGAAAAATATACGGTTTATGATGTTACCAATGCTACTTTTATGATTACCTTTATTGGTAAGAAAAAACCAATATATGCAGATATTCAAAAAAGTATGAGCAGCTTATTGAAGTTATTTTTGAAAGAACTAAAACAGTGA
- a CDS encoding acyl-CoA dehydrogenase: MKPDIFQAPDYYQIDDLLNDEHKLVREASREWVKREVSPIIEAYAQKAAFPDHIIKGLANIGAFGPYIPPGYGGAGLDQISYGLIMQEIERGDSGVRSTASVQSSLVMYPIWKYGNEKQRQKYLPKLATGEWMGCFGLTEPDYGSNPGGMVTNFKDKGDYFLLNGSKLWISNAPFAQIAVVWAKNEEGKIHGLIVERGVEGFSTPETHNKWSLRASATGELIFDNVKVPKENILPNKSGLGAPLGCLDSARYGIAWGAIGAAMDCYDTALRYSKERIQFGKPIGQFQLQQKKLAEMITEITKAQLLAWRLGTLRNEDKATSAQISMAKRNNVEMALNVAREARQILGGMGITGEYAIMRHMMNLESVITYEGTHDIHLLITGLDITGLNGFK; the protein is encoded by the coding sequence ATGAAACCAGATATATTTCAAGCACCGGATTATTATCAAATAGATGATTTGCTAAATGATGAGCATAAATTAGTACGAGAAGCTTCCAGGGAGTGGGTAAAAAGAGAGGTTTCTCCCATCATAGAAGCGTATGCTCAAAAAGCAGCGTTTCCGGATCATATCATAAAGGGTTTAGCGAATATAGGTGCTTTTGGCCCTTATATTCCGCCGGGTTACGGAGGGGCCGGACTAGATCAAATTTCGTATGGCTTGATCATGCAAGAAATAGAACGAGGTGATTCCGGTGTTCGTTCCACTGCTTCCGTACAGTCCTCACTGGTAATGTACCCTATCTGGAAATATGGTAATGAGAAGCAAAGACAAAAATACTTACCGAAATTAGCTACCGGAGAATGGATGGGTTGTTTTGGACTGACCGAACCGGATTACGGATCCAATCCGGGGGGAATGGTAACTAATTTTAAAGATAAAGGAGATTATTTTTTACTAAACGGCTCAAAACTTTGGATTTCCAATGCTCCTTTTGCTCAAATAGCTGTGGTTTGGGCAAAAAATGAAGAAGGAAAAATTCACGGATTAATTGTTGAAAGAGGAGTGGAAGGGTTTTCTACTCCTGAAACACATAATAAATGGTCTTTAAGAGCTTCTGCTACCGGAGAGCTGATTTTTGATAATGTAAAAGTTCCCAAAGAAAATATATTGCCCAATAAATCCGGTTTAGGTGCTCCTTTAGGTTGTCTGGACTCTGCCAGATATGGAATCGCCTGGGGAGCCATTGGTGCTGCTATGGATTGTTATGATACTGCTCTGCGCTATAGTAAAGAACGCATTCAATTTGGAAAACCCATTGGTCAATTTCAATTACAACAAAAGAAATTAGCGGAAATGATTACGGAAATTACAAAAGCACAGTTACTGGCATGGAGATTAGGAACGCTTCGCAATGAAGATAAGGCCACTTCTGCCCAGATTTCTATGGCAAAACGCAATAATGTGGAAATGGCACTGAATGTGGCAAGAGAAGCTCGTCAAATATTAGGAGGTATGGGAATTACAGGAGAATATGCTATTATGCGCCATATGATGAATCTGGAAAGTGTGATAACCTATGAAGGGACACACGATATACATCTGTTAATTACCGGTTTAGATATCACAGGGTTAAATGGTTTTAAATAA
- a CDS encoding GNAT family N-acetyltransferase: MICKNNYNARTFSSVSQIPDIVWQQLACDTNLYFHKEYLQSLENNNTQIDFSYIVLVNKQQKAIAFATLQIIGFDVNSIKNDLEKLLRKVTAIARKIRLLPKEKPLKFLVCGNIFVSGEHGIFIKDGVDKNNTIKQLGKAIQSFASEHKDKEIAIFILKDFIKNSLFITNELLDYNYYSINVEPNMKLEINKSWNTFDDYLAALKTKFRVKAKKALHKSDTLHIIDITTKNIDRLLPKMTHLYEKVVSKADFNFGDFNLATYKNLIEKLGDCYILKAYYLEDTMIGFMSGLINGTSLDAHFVGIDYQYNREYAVYQRMLYEYIMIAIDKKLKTLNFARTASEIKSSVGAIPEDLTVYIRHKKSITNKLLRLFLTNLQPTKFNQKFPFKNIVIPNENNS, from the coding sequence TTGATTTGCAAAAACAATTATAACGCCCGTACTTTTTCCAGTGTTTCTCAAATTCCCGATATTGTCTGGCAACAATTGGCTTGTGATACCAATCTATATTTTCATAAAGAGTATTTACAGTCTTTGGAAAACAACAATACACAAATTGATTTTTCTTATATTGTTTTAGTAAATAAACAACAAAAAGCAATCGCTTTTGCTACCCTTCAAATTATTGGTTTTGATGTAAATTCCATTAAAAATGATTTGGAGAAACTTTTACGAAAAGTGACTGCTATAGCCAGAAAAATAAGACTATTACCTAAAGAAAAGCCTCTTAAATTTTTAGTTTGCGGCAATATTTTTGTGAGTGGTGAACATGGTATTTTTATTAAAGACGGAGTTGATAAAAACAATACCATTAAACAATTGGGAAAGGCTATCCAGAGTTTTGCTTCGGAACACAAAGATAAAGAAATTGCTATTTTCATTTTAAAGGATTTCATCAAAAATTCGCTATTTATTACAAATGAGTTATTAGATTATAATTATTACAGTATCAATGTTGAGCCCAACATGAAACTGGAAATCAATAAAAGCTGGAACACCTTTGACGATTACCTGGCTGCATTAAAAACCAAATTTAGAGTAAAAGCCAAAAAAGCGTTACATAAAAGTGACACATTACATATTATAGATATTACGACAAAAAATATTGACCGTTTATTACCTAAAATGACTCACCTCTACGAAAAAGTGGTTTCCAAAGCGGATTTTAATTTTGGTGATTTTAATCTGGCAACCTATAAGAATTTAATTGAAAAATTAGGTGATTGCTATATTTTAAAAGCCTACTATTTAGAAGATACCATGATAGGTTTTATGTCCGGGCTAATCAACGGTACATCTTTAGATGCTCATTTTGTGGGTATTGATTATCAATATAATAGAGAATATGCCGTATATCAAAGAATGCTGTATGAATATATAATGATTGCTATTGATAAAAAATTAAAGACGTTGAACTTTGCCAGAACTGCCAGTGAAATTAAAAGTTCTGTCGGAGCAATCCCGGAAGATCTAACCGTATATATTCGTCATAAAAAATCAATTACAAATAAACTTCTAAGGTTATTTTTGACAAATCTGCAACCTACAAAATTCAACCAAAAATTTCCATTTAAAAATATTGTAATCCCCAATGAAAACAATTCATGA
- a CDS encoding acyl-CoA thioesterase II: MKTIHDLIAILTLEDAGNNLYSGVSKTIGGPNVFGGQVLAQALHAAYKTISNGRIVHSLHSYFLESGNLLKPITYRVEEMRNGKSFSTRRVTAIQETNTLFIMAASFHKKEVGYEHQMSIKQDIKQPEELLSWSEILDKFGPKLPHKMNAFLKVERPVEFKPVEMINPASPKNLLAVEDVWFKLKGDAGTLDLPLKQQVLTYISDYNILTAALKPNAGKANFGNTQITSLDHSMWFFRDFTFDDWMLFSIVSPNAYGSRGLAIGNIFTRTGELVGAVAQEGLIRNIRR; the protein is encoded by the coding sequence ATGAAAACAATTCATGATCTTATAGCAATTCTTACTTTAGAAGATGCAGGCAATAATTTGTATAGCGGAGTGAGTAAAACTATCGGAGGTCCGAATGTATTTGGCGGGCAAGTTTTGGCTCAGGCATTACATGCAGCTTATAAGACCATTTCAAACGGCAGGATTGTACACTCTTTGCACTCCTATTTTTTAGAGTCGGGAAACCTCTTAAAACCCATTACTTATCGGGTAGAGGAAATGAGAAACGGAAAAAGTTTTTCTACGAGAAGAGTTACCGCCATACAAGAAACAAATACGCTGTTTATTATGGCAGCTTCTTTCCATAAAAAAGAAGTGGGTTATGAGCACCAGATGTCCATCAAACAAGATATTAAACAACCTGAAGAATTATTAAGTTGGAGTGAAATACTAGACAAATTCGGGCCGAAGCTGCCTCATAAAATGAATGCTTTTTTAAAAGTGGAAAGACCTGTAGAATTTAAGCCCGTTGAAATGATTAATCCTGCAAGCCCTAAAAATTTACTGGCTGTAGAAGATGTCTGGTTCAAGTTAAAAGGAGATGCCGGCACATTAGATTTACCCTTAAAACAACAGGTTTTAACATATATTTCCGATTATAATATTCTAACGGCGGCTCTAAAACCGAATGCCGGTAAGGCTAATTTTGGCAACACTCAAATAACAAGTTTAGACCATTCTATGTGGTTTTTTAGAGACTTTACTTTTGATGACTGGATGCTTTTTTCAATAGTATCTCCTAATGCATATGGTTCCAGAGGCCTGGCTATCGGAAACATATTTACGAGAACAGGCGAATTAGTAGGTGCCGTAGCTCAGGAAGGGCTCATTAGAAATATTCGGAGATAA
- a CDS encoding DUF21 domain-containing protein, with amino-acid sequence MTLLFFYALISIFFSFLCSILEAVLLSVTPTFINVKISEGKAYAHTLEKIKEDIDQPLIAILTLNTIAHTVGAVLVGVQAEKLPYKFEILGMNIVGIVSAIMTILILIVSEIIPKTIGATHWEKLARLTTAFLSVLIFFFKWIGILFILQLITKLFGKNKYGSVLSREDFTAMADIAQQEGIFQESESKVIKNLINFKKVQVKDIMTPRTILTSADEEQTIQSFFDAHPSLRFSRIPVYKKNPDSIIGYFLKDQLLEAIIKGNGEQPLKNIKRPILITKRNLPIPNLFEQLIDQREHIALVVDEYGSVSGLVTQEDVIETLLGLEIMDESDTVADLQLLARKSWQLRAKRLGIIDNIEE; translated from the coding sequence ATGACACTTTTATTTTTTTATGCACTTATTTCGATATTCTTTTCTTTTTTATGTTCCATTCTGGAAGCTGTTCTATTAAGTGTAACACCCACATTTATCAATGTGAAAATTTCGGAAGGTAAGGCATATGCACACACGTTGGAAAAAATCAAAGAAGATATTGACCAACCTTTAATTGCTATTCTGACACTCAATACCATAGCACATACTGTTGGTGCGGTTTTAGTAGGGGTTCAAGCAGAAAAATTGCCCTATAAGTTTGAAATTTTAGGTATGAATATAGTGGGAATCGTTTCGGCTATCATGACAATCTTAATCTTAATAGTTTCCGAAATCATTCCAAAAACCATTGGCGCAACACATTGGGAAAAGCTAGCACGCCTCACAACTGCTTTTTTGTCTGTATTGATTTTCTTTTTTAAATGGATAGGTATTCTTTTTATACTACAATTGATCACCAAACTCTTTGGAAAAAACAAGTACGGCTCTGTACTAAGCAGAGAAGATTTTACGGCTATGGCAGATATCGCACAACAAGAGGGTATTTTTCAGGAATCCGAAAGCAAAGTGATCAAAAATTTAATCAATTTCAAGAAAGTTCAGGTAAAAGATATTATGACTCCCAGAACTATTTTAACATCTGCTGATGAAGAACAGACCATTCAATCTTTTTTTGATGCACACCCTTCATTACGCTTTTCCAGGATTCCGGTTTATAAGAAAAACCCGGACAGTATTATAGGGTATTTCTTAAAAGATCAACTATTAGAAGCCATTATTAAAGGAAATGGAGAACAGCCGTTAAAGAACATCAAACGCCCGATATTAATTACCAAACGCAATTTACCTATTCCTAATTTATTTGAACAATTAATAGATCAACGCGAGCACATTGCTTTGGTAGTAGATGAATACGGTTCCGTAAGTGGCCTGGTTACACAGGAAGATGTAATAGAAACACTGTTGGGCCTGGAAATCATGGATGAGAGCGACACAGTAGCAGACCTACAGTTATTGGCTCGTAAAAGTTGGCAACTTCGTGCTAAACGTTTAGGCATTATTGATAATATTGAAGAATAA
- a CDS encoding thioredoxin family protein, with product MKKTIDHSLKKTLSYPEYRNLVKKLIADGKSTGPYQSESLLNYSILNDKRMDRLDKTIKLTVKTVSDVRKIKMPQTWLVLTESWCGDAAQTLPVIHKITALNPNIELKIVLRDENEALMNQFLTNGTKSIPKLIAINKEKEVLSSWGPRPSIATKMVNDYKSKHGRLDADFKKSLQIWYNKNKGINTQEDMLSLLNPELHNEG from the coding sequence ATGAAAAAAACTATTGACCATAGCCTAAAAAAAACACTTTCTTATCCGGAATACAGAAATTTAGTTAAAAAATTGATAGCTGACGGTAAATCAACGGGGCCTTATCAATCGGAAAGCCTTTTAAATTACAGCATACTAAATGACAAAAGAATGGATCGTTTAGATAAAACCATTAAATTAACAGTAAAAACCGTTTCAGATGTCAGAAAAATTAAAATGCCTCAAACCTGGTTGGTGTTGACTGAAAGCTGGTGCGGTGATGCAGCACAGACCTTGCCTGTAATTCATAAAATAACTGCATTAAATCCCAATATAGAATTGAAGATTGTACTTCGTGATGAGAATGAAGCATTGATGAATCAATTTTTAACAAACGGAACAAAATCAATTCCGAAATTAATTGCTATAAATAAAGAAAAAGAAGTTCTAAGCTCCTGGGGTCCAAGGCCTAGTATTGCTACTAAAATGGTAAATGACTATAAATCCAAACACGGCCGGTTAGATGCCGATTTTAAAAAGAGCTTACAAATCTGGTACAACAAAAACAAAGGGATAAATACTCAAGAAGATATGTTATCACTATTAAACCCGGAACTTCATAACGAAGGTTGA
- a CDS encoding helix-turn-helix domain-containing protein, with protein MFESLLNKKLKMEEEILQLIYIRIRKFRHEKGYTQQNIADLLKISQNAYCKIENGHTRLLVSTLISLAGIFEVRLCNFFNDAK; from the coding sequence ATGTTTGAATCGCTACTAAATAAAAAATTGAAGATGGAAGAAGAAATTCTACAACTGATTTACATACGAATAAGAAAATTTCGCCACGAAAAAGGATATACACAACAAAATATTGCTGACCTTTTAAAAATTAGTCAAAATGCTTATTGCAAAATTGAAAATGGTCATACCAGATTACTTGTAAGTACACTGATATCATTAGCCGGGATTTTTGAGGTACGTTTATGCAACTTTTTCAATGATGCTAAATAA
- a CDS encoding TonB-dependent receptor plug domain-containing protein, which yields MHAQTFKLSGKVVDQNQEPLADAAIFIKEINKGTSTNLQGAFTFNLEQGNYLISISFVGFITKEQKITLAKDQTIVIELSPNSITLDEVLVSAIRANSEIPVTYSNLSKKEIAKRNLGQDIPVLLNYLPSVVSSSDAGAGIGYTYLNVRGSNGERINVTINGIPYNDAESHGTFWVNLGDFASSTENLQLQRGVGTSTNGSGAFGASLNILTDAVSEKSYGEISNSFGSFGTGKHTAKWSTGKLNEHFEISGRLSNIYSDGYVDRAFADLKSYFLQGAYSDDNTLVKTIVFGGKERTYQAWFGLTAQQLEDNRRQNPYTYENEVDDYKQDHYQLHWNEKWNDRWSTNLGLNYTQGAGFFEQFKDEESIAGYNGIVVATNGNGGTDLIVRRWLDNTFYVANFNTDYKNEHLNVITGISYIKYTGDHFGEVIWAQQFAPNANIRDRYYFSDSKKTDFNVFTKATYKFNENFSGYIDLQGRFINYKTQGITSDIDAINVDATFDFFNPKMGFIYQLKENSSLYLSFARANREPNRNDFEGGVTTHETLDDIEFGWRLKKKYVKLHTNLYFMNYTNQLVLTGALDDVGAPVRATSGKSYRLGLEVDAEISLSDQFSIRPNLALSQNRNRNFKAPINGIVENLGNTPLSFSPNIILGNIITYQPKESFQISLLSKYVGKQFMSNLNSRISENDVLKSFFTSDLNFVYQIETKTIFDSITISGLINNIFNAKYVDRGYYFTFDFTGANGSTITGDGAGYYPQATINFLLGLTLKF from the coding sequence TTGCACGCACAAACGTTTAAGTTGTCAGGGAAAGTAGTAGATCAAAACCAAGAACCACTGGCAGACGCAGCTATTTTCATAAAAGAAATTAACAAAGGGACTTCCACAAATTTGCAAGGAGCGTTCACATTCAATTTAGAACAGGGGAATTATCTTATCAGCATTTCTTTTGTCGGGTTTATAACAAAAGAACAAAAGATAACCCTCGCAAAAGATCAAACCATTGTAATTGAACTATCTCCTAACTCAATTACGCTGGATGAAGTTTTGGTTTCCGCTATTCGGGCAAACTCTGAAATTCCGGTTACCTATTCTAACCTGAGCAAAAAAGAAATTGCAAAGCGTAATTTAGGGCAGGACATTCCTGTACTTTTAAATTACCTCCCTTCGGTTGTTTCTTCTTCTGACGCCGGGGCCGGCATAGGGTATACCTATTTAAATGTTAGAGGTTCTAACGGTGAACGCATTAATGTAACGATCAATGGGATTCCATATAACGATGCGGAAAGTCATGGTACTTTCTGGGTGAATCTGGGAGATTTTGCATCGTCTACGGAAAACTTACAACTCCAAAGAGGTGTGGGTACTTCTACCAATGGTTCCGGTGCTTTTGGAGCCAGCCTAAATATATTGACCGATGCTGTTTCGGAAAAATCCTATGGGGAAATTTCAAATTCTTTTGGATCTTTTGGTACCGGAAAACATACCGCAAAATGGAGTACCGGAAAATTAAATGAGCATTTCGAAATATCAGGACGCTTATCTAATATCTATTCCGATGGATATGTAGACAGGGCTTTTGCCGATTTAAAATCCTACTTTTTACAAGGTGCTTATTCTGATGATAATACCTTGGTGAAAACCATTGTCTTTGGAGGAAAAGAAAGAACTTACCAAGCCTGGTTTGGACTGACTGCACAACAACTGGAAGACAACAGAAGACAAAACCCATATACCTATGAAAATGAAGTAGATGATTATAAACAAGATCATTATCAGCTTCACTGGAATGAAAAATGGAATGATCGCTGGTCTACCAATTTAGGGTTGAACTATACTCAGGGGGCCGGTTTTTTTGAACAATTCAAAGATGAAGAAAGTATTGCTGGTTATAACGGAATTGTAGTAGCTACCAATGGAAACGGGGGAACAGATTTGATTGTAAGGCGTTGGTTGGATAATACCTTCTATGTAGCAAATTTCAATACTGATTATAAAAATGAACACCTCAACGTTATCACTGGAATATCCTATATTAAATATACAGGAGATCATTTTGGCGAAGTCATTTGGGCGCAGCAATTTGCACCAAATGCAAACATTAGAGATCGTTATTATTTTAGCGATTCTAAAAAAACTGATTTTAACGTATTTACGAAAGCCACATACAAATTCAATGAAAACTTTTCAGGATATATAGACCTGCAAGGTCGTTTTATAAATTATAAAACACAAGGAATTACTTCTGATATTGATGCTATTAATGTAGACGCAACGTTTGATTTTTTTAATCCGAAAATGGGTTTTATTTATCAACTAAAAGAAAACAGCAGTTTGTATCTTTCTTTTGCAAGAGCAAATAGGGAGCCTAACAGAAACGATTTTGAAGGAGGAGTAACGACCCATGAAACCTTAGACGATATTGAGTTTGGATGGCGATTAAAGAAAAAGTATGTAAAACTGCATACGAATCTTTATTTTATGAATTATACAAACCAACTGGTATTAACCGGAGCATTAGATGATGTTGGAGCTCCCGTAAGAGCCACCAGTGGAAAGAGCTATCGCTTAGGTCTGGAAGTTGATGCGGAAATTTCATTATCTGATCAATTTAGTATCAGACCTAATCTGGCACTAAGCCAAAACAGGAATCGCAATTTTAAAGCACCCATTAACGGTATAGTAGAAAACCTCGGGAATACACCCTTATCATTTTCTCCCAATATCATTTTAGGAAACATCATTACATATCAACCGAAGGAAAGTTTCCAAATTTCATTATTATCAAAATATGTGGGAAAACAATTTATGAGTAATTTAAACAGTCGTATTTCTGAAAATGATGTTTTAAAAAGTTTTTTTACAAGTGATTTGAATTTTGTGTACCAAATAGAAACAAAAACTATTTTTGATTCTATTACTATCTCCGGTTTAATCAACAATATATTTAATGCAAAATATGTAGACAGAGGATATTATTTTACGTTTGATTTTACGGGAGCTAACGGAAGCACAATTACCGGTGACGGAGCAGGGTATTATCCGCAGGCAACTATCAACTTTTTGTTGGGGTTAACATTAAAATTTTAA
- a CDS encoding FtsX-like permease family protein: MNFSYYIAKRYLFTKNSNNAINIITLIASFGVIIGALALFIILSGFSGLRTFSYSLLAISDPDIKISAVKGKTFLFTDSLQNKLTGNTKIAVFSKVIEQRVFLTYNEKPYIAYIKGVDEHYNHVTKIDSAIVVGSWLDPKYVKTAVLGNGISFKLSLGVMNFTEPLEIYVPKPGNKIIHPSNSFNKITAQVTGIYSGTEEFENKYVFVNLPLAQQLLKYKDNQIAAIEIKLTDPKNADSFAADFQKQIGNSFKVETKAQLNALFYKVINTENFVSYLIFTLIVIIALFNVVGVIIMMIIDKQKNLKTLFYMGASLKDIQKIFVFQGSLLTLTGTFIGLFLGVLLVFIQQRCGLFIIAEHIPYPVELRVNNFVIVAATIIVLGYLAAKIASSRISKSFIER, translated from the coding sequence TTGAATTTTTCATATTACATAGCAAAGAGATATTTATTTACCAAAAACAGCAATAATGCCATTAACATTATTACACTCATTGCTTCTTTTGGAGTGATTATAGGAGCTCTGGCACTGTTTATTATTTTATCCGGTTTTTCCGGGCTAAGAACATTTAGTTACTCGTTATTAGCTATTTCTGATCCGGATATTAAAATCTCAGCAGTTAAAGGAAAAACATTTTTATTTACTGACAGTCTTCAAAATAAATTGACAGGAAATACGAAAATTGCTGTTTTTTCCAAAGTAATTGAACAGCGTGTTTTTTTGACGTATAATGAGAAGCCTTATATTGCTTATATAAAGGGAGTTGATGAGCATTACAACCACGTAACTAAGATAGATTCTGCAATCGTAGTGGGCTCATGGCTGGATCCAAAATATGTAAAAACTGCCGTTTTGGGAAACGGAATTTCGTTTAAACTTTCTCTGGGAGTGATGAATTTTACAGAACCCCTGGAAATTTATGTTCCGAAGCCGGGGAATAAGATCATACATCCGTCAAATTCTTTTAATAAAATAACAGCTCAAGTTACCGGTATTTATTCCGGAACAGAAGAATTTGAAAATAAATATGTTTTTGTAAACTTACCGTTAGCACAACAATTGTTAAAATACAAAGACAATCAAATTGCTGCTATAGAAATTAAATTAACCGACCCTAAAAATGCGGATAGTTTTGCTGCCGACTTTCAAAAACAAATAGGAAATAGTTTTAAAGTCGAAACCAAAGCACAACTCAATGCTTTGTTTTATAAGGTAATAAATACCGAAAACTTTGTTTCTTATTTAATATTTACTTTGATTGTTATTATCGCCTTATTCAATGTGGTGGGTGTAATTATAATGATGATTATAGACAAACAAAAGAATTTAAAGACCCTGTTTTATATGGGAGCCTCTTTAAAAGATATTCAAAAAATATTCGTTTTTCAAGGTTCTTTATTAACACTCACAGGAACATTTATCGGGCTTTTCTTAGGGGTACTATTGGTTTTTATACAACAAAGATGCGGACTGTTCATAATTGCCGAACATATTCCATACCCGGTAGAACTAAGAGTCAATAATTTTGTGATAGTAGCTGCTACTATTATTGTATTAGGCTATTTAGCCGCTAAGATAGCTAGCAGCCGGATATCTAAAAGCTTTATAGAACGATAA
- the rbfA gene encoding 30S ribosome-binding factor RbfA has product MEETNRQKKIAAVLQKDLADVLQKDAQDGMRGVIISVSKVSVTPDLGIAKVYISVFPSGKREDIMKAIQSNASLIRQEIAQRTRNQLRRMPELLFFGDDSLDYIEHIDKSLRGDVDNPIKTPEIILGRKKKENF; this is encoded by the coding sequence ATGGAAGAAACAAACAGGCAAAAAAAAATTGCCGCAGTATTACAAAAAGACCTGGCAGATGTACTTCAAAAAGATGCTCAAGATGGCATGCGGGGGGTTATTATCTCTGTGTCCAAAGTTTCTGTTACTCCGGATTTAGGGATAGCTAAAGTATATATAAGTGTTTTTCCTTCCGGCAAGAGAGAGGATATCATGAAGGCAATACAATCTAATGCTTCTCTGATAAGGCAGGAAATAGCACAAAGAACCAGAAATCAATTGAGGAGAATGCCTGAATTATTATTTTTTGGTGATGATTCGTTAGATTATATAGAGCATATAGATAAATCGCTACGAGGAGATGTGGACAACCCTATTAAAACCCCGGAAATAATACTCGGACGGAAAAAAAAAGAGAACTTTTAG
- the mce gene encoding methylmalonyl-CoA epimerase: protein MNQIEHIGIAVKDLGNANKLFASLFGKSHYKIEEVASEGVKTSFFQMGPNKIELLEATNPASPIAKFIEKKGEGIHHIAFAVNDIVSEIARLKTAGFTVLNETPKTGADNKWVAFLHPKNTNSILVELCQEIEGTHPAG, encoded by the coding sequence ATGAATCAAATTGAGCACATAGGCATTGCCGTAAAAGATTTAGGTAATGCCAATAAATTATTTGCCTCCCTTTTTGGCAAATCTCACTATAAAATTGAGGAAGTAGCCTCCGAAGGTGTAAAAACCTCTTTTTTCCAGATGGGCCCTAATAAAATAGAATTATTGGAAGCTACAAATCCGGCAAGCCCAATTGCAAAATTTATTGAAAAAAAAGGAGAAGGAATTCATCATATAGCTTTTGCCGTAAATGATATCGTTTCTGAAATTGCCCGTCTAAAAACAGCAGGCTTTACTGTTCTTAATGAAACACCAAAAACAGGAGCCGATAACAAATGGGTGGCTTTTCTACATCCCAAAAACACGAATAGTATTTTGGTTGAGTTATGCCAGGAAATAGAGGGTACTCATCCTGCAGGTTAA
- a CDS encoding transposase: MYKNDGYVRRYSESFKLKVLAELTKGNHSKRQIALTYGIQSSTINVWIKKYDRKDLMNTRVTVQTDDELSRIKALQKELKQLKDLLIKKDLDKLVNDSYLEVAAENLGYKNVEELKKNLNIKP; this comes from the coding sequence ATGTATAAAAATGATGGATATGTAAGACGTTATAGTGAGAGTTTTAAACTCAAAGTATTAGCAGAACTTACCAAAGGAAACCATTCCAAAAGACAAATTGCCTTAACTTACGGCATACAATCTAGTACGATAAACGTATGGATTAAAAAATATGACCGTAAAGATTTAATGAACACCCGTGTAACCGTGCAAACAGACGACGAATTATCCCGTATTAAAGCCCTTCAAAAAGAGCTAAAACAACTCAAAGATCTTCTTATTAAAAAGGATCTAGATAAACTTGTGAATGATAGTTATCTTGAAGTAGCTGCTGAAAATCTTGGCTATAAAAATGTTGAAGAATTAAAAAAAAACTTAAACATAAAGCCTTAA